One region of Pongo pygmaeus isolate AG05252 chromosome 21, NHGRI_mPonPyg2-v2.0_pri, whole genome shotgun sequence genomic DNA includes:
- the EIF2S2 gene encoding eukaryotic translation initiation factor 2 subunit 2 isoform X1 codes for MSGDEMIFDPTMSKKKKKKKKPFMLDEEGDTQTEETQPSETKEVEPEPTEDKDLEADEEDTRKKDASDDLDDLNFFNQKKKKKKTKKIFDIDEAEEGVKDLKIESDVQEPTEPEDDLDIMLGNKKKKKKNVKFPDEDEILEKDEALEDEDNKKDDGISFSNQTGPAWAGSERDYTYEELLNRVFNIMREKNPDMVAGEKRKFVMKPPQVVRVGTKKTSFVNFTDICKLLHRQPKHLLAFLLAELGTSGSIDGNNQLVIKGRFQQKQIENVLRRYIKEYVTCHTCRSPDTILQKDTRLYFLQCETCHSRCSVASIKTGFQAVTGKRAQLRAKAN; via the exons ATGATTTTTGATCCTACTAtgagcaagaagaaaaagaagaagaagaagccttTTATGTTAGATGAGGAAGGGGATACCCAAACAGAGGAAACCCAGCCTTCAGAAACAAAAGAAGTGGAGCCAGAGCCAACTGAGGACAAAGATTTGGAAGCTGATGAAGAGGATACTAGGAAAAAAG ATGCTTCTGATGATCTAGATGACTTGAACTtctttaatcaaaagaaaaagaagaaaaaaactaaaaagatatttgatattgATGAAGCTGAAGAAGGTGTAAAG GATCTTAAGATTGAAAGTGATGTTCAAGAACCAACTGAACCAGAGGATGACCTTGACATTATgcttggcaataaaaagaagaaaaagaagaatgttaaGTTCCCAGATGAGGATGAAATACTAGAGAAAGATGAAG CTCTAGAAGATGAAGACAACAAAAAAGATGATGGTATCTCATTCAGTAATCAGACAGGCCCTGCTTGGGCAGGCTCAGAAAGAGACTACACATACGAGGAG CTGCTGAATCGAGTGTTCAACATCATGAGGGAAAAGAATCCAGATATGGTTGCTggggagaaaaggaaatttgtCATGAAACCTCCACAGGTCGTCCGAGTAGGAACCAAGAAAACTTCTTTTGTCAACTTTACAGATATCTGTAAACT attacATCGTCAGCCCAAACATCTCCTTGCATTTTTGTTGGCTGAATTGGGTACAAG tgGTTCTATAGATGGTAATAACCAACTTGTAATCAAAGGAAGATTCCAACAGAAACAGATAGAAAATGTCTTGAGAAGATATATCA AGGAATATGTCACTTGTCACACATGCCGATCACCGGACACAATCCTGCAGAAGGACACGCGACTCTATTTCCTACAGTGCGAAACTTGTCATTCTAGATGTTCTGTTGCCAGTATCAAAACCGGCTTCCAGGCTGTCACGGGCAAGCGAGCACAGCTCCGTGCCAAAGCTAACTAA
- the EIF2S2 gene encoding eukaryotic translation initiation factor 2 subunit 2 isoform X2, producing the protein MIFDPTMSKKKKKKKKPFMLDEEGDTQTEETQPSETKEVEPEPTEDKDLEADEEDTRKKDASDDLDDLNFFNQKKKKKKTKKIFDIDEAEEGVKDLKIESDVQEPTEPEDDLDIMLGNKKKKKKNVKFPDEDEILEKDEALEDEDNKKDDGISFSNQTGPAWAGSERDYTYEELLNRVFNIMREKNPDMVAGEKRKFVMKPPQVVRVGTKKTSFVNFTDICKLLHRQPKHLLAFLLAELGTSGSIDGNNQLVIKGRFQQKQIENVLRRYIKEYVTCHTCRSPDTILQKDTRLYFLQCETCHSRCSVASIKTGFQAVTGKRAQLRAKAN; encoded by the exons ATGATTTTTGATCCTACTAtgagcaagaagaaaaagaagaagaagaagccttTTATGTTAGATGAGGAAGGGGATACCCAAACAGAGGAAACCCAGCCTTCAGAAACAAAAGAAGTGGAGCCAGAGCCAACTGAGGACAAAGATTTGGAAGCTGATGAAGAGGATACTAGGAAAAAAG ATGCTTCTGATGATCTAGATGACTTGAACTtctttaatcaaaagaaaaagaagaaaaaaactaaaaagatatttgatattgATGAAGCTGAAGAAGGTGTAAAG GATCTTAAGATTGAAAGTGATGTTCAAGAACCAACTGAACCAGAGGATGACCTTGACATTATgcttggcaataaaaagaagaaaaagaagaatgttaaGTTCCCAGATGAGGATGAAATACTAGAGAAAGATGAAG CTCTAGAAGATGAAGACAACAAAAAAGATGATGGTATCTCATTCAGTAATCAGACAGGCCCTGCTTGGGCAGGCTCAGAAAGAGACTACACATACGAGGAG CTGCTGAATCGAGTGTTCAACATCATGAGGGAAAAGAATCCAGATATGGTTGCTggggagaaaaggaaatttgtCATGAAACCTCCACAGGTCGTCCGAGTAGGAACCAAGAAAACTTCTTTTGTCAACTTTACAGATATCTGTAAACT attacATCGTCAGCCCAAACATCTCCTTGCATTTTTGTTGGCTGAATTGGGTACAAG tgGTTCTATAGATGGTAATAACCAACTTGTAATCAAAGGAAGATTCCAACAGAAACAGATAGAAAATGTCTTGAGAAGATATATCA AGGAATATGTCACTTGTCACACATGCCGATCACCGGACACAATCCTGCAGAAGGACACGCGACTCTATTTCCTACAGTGCGAAACTTGTCATTCTAGATGTTCTGTTGCCAGTATCAAAACCGGCTTCCAGGCTGTCACGGGCAAGCGAGCACAGCTCCGTGCCAAAGCTAACTAA
- the EIF2S2 gene encoding eukaryotic translation initiation factor 2 subunit 2 isoform X4 — translation MIFDPTMSKKKKKKKKPFMLDEEGDTQTEETQPSETKEVEPEPTEDKDLEADEEDTRKKDASDDLDDLNFFNQKKKKKKTKKIFDIDEAEEGVKDLKIESDVQEPTEPEDDLDIMLGNKKKKKKNVKFPDEDEILEKDEALEDEDNKKDDGISFSNQTGPAWAGSERDYTYEELLNRVFNIMREKNPDMVAGEKRKFVMKPPQVVRVGTKKTSFVNFTDICKLGSIDGNNQLVIKGRFQQKQIENVLRRYIKEYVTCHTCRSPDTILQKDTRLYFLQCETCHSRCSVASIKTGFQAVTGKRAQLRAKAN, via the exons ATGATTTTTGATCCTACTAtgagcaagaagaaaaagaagaagaagaagccttTTATGTTAGATGAGGAAGGGGATACCCAAACAGAGGAAACCCAGCCTTCAGAAACAAAAGAAGTGGAGCCAGAGCCAACTGAGGACAAAGATTTGGAAGCTGATGAAGAGGATACTAGGAAAAAAG ATGCTTCTGATGATCTAGATGACTTGAACTtctttaatcaaaagaaaaagaagaaaaaaactaaaaagatatttgatattgATGAAGCTGAAGAAGGTGTAAAG GATCTTAAGATTGAAAGTGATGTTCAAGAACCAACTGAACCAGAGGATGACCTTGACATTATgcttggcaataaaaagaagaaaaagaagaatgttaaGTTCCCAGATGAGGATGAAATACTAGAGAAAGATGAAG CTCTAGAAGATGAAGACAACAAAAAAGATGATGGTATCTCATTCAGTAATCAGACAGGCCCTGCTTGGGCAGGCTCAGAAAGAGACTACACATACGAGGAG CTGCTGAATCGAGTGTTCAACATCATGAGGGAAAAGAATCCAGATATGGTTGCTggggagaaaaggaaatttgtCATGAAACCTCCACAGGTCGTCCGAGTAGGAACCAAGAAAACTTCTTTTGTCAACTTTACAGATATCTGTAAACT tgGTTCTATAGATGGTAATAACCAACTTGTAATCAAAGGAAGATTCCAACAGAAACAGATAGAAAATGTCTTGAGAAGATATATCA AGGAATATGTCACTTGTCACACATGCCGATCACCGGACACAATCCTGCAGAAGGACACGCGACTCTATTTCCTACAGTGCGAAACTTGTCATTCTAGATGTTCTGTTGCCAGTATCAAAACCGGCTTCCAGGCTGTCACGGGCAAGCGAGCACAGCTCCGTGCCAAAGCTAACTAA
- the EIF2S2 gene encoding eukaryotic translation initiation factor 2 subunit 2 isoform X3 — MSGDEMIFDPTMSKKKKKKKKPFMLDEEGDTQTEETQPSETKEVEPEPTEDKDLEADEEDTRKKDASDDLDDLNFFNQKKKKKKTKKIFDIDEAEEGVKDLKIESDVQEPTEPEDDLDIMLGNKKKKKKNVKFPDEDEILEKDEALEDEDNKKDDGISFSNQTGPAWAGSERDYTYEELLNRVFNIMREKNPDMVAGEKRKFVMKPPQVVRVGTKKTSFVNFTDICKLGSIDGNNQLVIKGRFQQKQIENVLRRYIKEYVTCHTCRSPDTILQKDTRLYFLQCETCHSRCSVASIKTGFQAVTGKRAQLRAKAN; from the exons ATGATTTTTGATCCTACTAtgagcaagaagaaaaagaagaagaagaagccttTTATGTTAGATGAGGAAGGGGATACCCAAACAGAGGAAACCCAGCCTTCAGAAACAAAAGAAGTGGAGCCAGAGCCAACTGAGGACAAAGATTTGGAAGCTGATGAAGAGGATACTAGGAAAAAAG ATGCTTCTGATGATCTAGATGACTTGAACTtctttaatcaaaagaaaaagaagaaaaaaactaaaaagatatttgatattgATGAAGCTGAAGAAGGTGTAAAG GATCTTAAGATTGAAAGTGATGTTCAAGAACCAACTGAACCAGAGGATGACCTTGACATTATgcttggcaataaaaagaagaaaaagaagaatgttaaGTTCCCAGATGAGGATGAAATACTAGAGAAAGATGAAG CTCTAGAAGATGAAGACAACAAAAAAGATGATGGTATCTCATTCAGTAATCAGACAGGCCCTGCTTGGGCAGGCTCAGAAAGAGACTACACATACGAGGAG CTGCTGAATCGAGTGTTCAACATCATGAGGGAAAAGAATCCAGATATGGTTGCTggggagaaaaggaaatttgtCATGAAACCTCCACAGGTCGTCCGAGTAGGAACCAAGAAAACTTCTTTTGTCAACTTTACAGATATCTGTAAACT tgGTTCTATAGATGGTAATAACCAACTTGTAATCAAAGGAAGATTCCAACAGAAACAGATAGAAAATGTCTTGAGAAGATATATCA AGGAATATGTCACTTGTCACACATGCCGATCACCGGACACAATCCTGCAGAAGGACACGCGACTCTATTTCCTACAGTGCGAAACTTGTCATTCTAGATGTTCTGTTGCCAGTATCAAAACCGGCTTCCAGGCTGTCACGGGCAAGCGAGCACAGCTCCGTGCCAAAGCTAACTAA